The following proteins are co-located in the Amblyraja radiata isolate CabotCenter1 chromosome 8, sAmbRad1.1.pri, whole genome shotgun sequence genome:
- the plek gene encoding pleckstrin, with protein MEVEAKVIREGYLVKKGTVFNSWKAVWAVLLEDGIEFYRRKSDQSPKGVLPLKGSSVVSPCLDYSKRAFVFKFRTDKSQEHYLQASHVEERDAWVKDMKRAIQFIEGGQKFARKSTRKSIKLASDINLGALYHSMKDPETGVKEHKLNKDKKIFNHCFAGASVIDWLLSTNFVRNRREGILLSAALVCDGYIQAAEDKSKEAAEQLAENCFLDDSDAYYYFADSGFFSEGNSSDDEDVLKAEFRGVIIKQGCLLKQGHRRKNWKVRKFVLRDDPAYLHYYDPAVGEHDEPLGSIHLRSCVVTAADDHPDGKKSDVRGNLFEIITADEVHYLMQAATREELTEWINVIKKVAISGK; from the exons GGGACAGTGTTCAACTCGTGGAAGGCTGTTTGGGCTGTGCTTTTGGAAGATGGCATTGAATTTTACAGGAGAAAATCTGACCAAAGTCCGAAAGGAGTTCTCCCCTTGAAGGGGAGTTCAGTTGTATCCCCCTGTCTGGACTACAGCAAGAGAGCG TTTGTCTTCAAGTTTCGTACGGATAAGAGTCAGGAGCATTACCTGCAAGCCTCACACGTTGAGGAACGGGATGCCTGGGTGAAAGACATGAAGAGAGCCATCCAGTTCATCGAAGGTGGCCAAAAGTTTGCCCGGAAGTCCACCAGGAAGTCCATCAAGTTGGCCAGTGATATTAACTTGGG CGCGTTATACCACTCCATGAAGGACCCTGAGACGGGCGTGAAGGAGCACAAGTTAAATAAAGATAAGAAGATCTTCAATCACTGTTTTGCAG GTGCCTCCGTGATAGACTGGCTGCTGTCTACGAACTTTGTGAGGAATCGTCGTGAAGGCATTCTGCTGTCTGCTGCTCTGGTGTGCGATGGTTATATTCAGGCAGCAGAGGACAAGAGCAAAGAGGCTGCCGAACAACTGGCCGAGAACTGCTTCCTAGACGACAGTGACGCCTACTATTACTTT GCTGACAGCGGCTTCTTCAGTGAAGGAAATTCAAGTGACGATGAAGATGTTTTAAAGGCGGAATTTCGAGGCGTTATTATCAAGCAAGGATGCCTGCTGAAACAG ggTCACAGGAGGAAAAACTGGAAAGTCCGGAAGTTTGTGCTCCGGGATGACCCTGCCTACCTGCACTATTACGACCCCGCTGTG GGTGAGCATGACGAGCCGCTTGGGTCCATCCACCTCCGCAGCTGCGTGGTGACCGCTGCAGATGACCACCCGGACG GAAAGAAATCGGACGTTCGGGGGAACCTGTTTGAGATCATCACAGCGGACGAGGTGCACTACCTGATGCAGGCTGCCACACGCGAGGAACTCACAGAATGGATCAACGTCATTAAAAAAGTGGCCATCAGTGGGAAATGA